The Sinomicrobium kalidii region ACATTTACAGAAAGAAATGTATTTTAGCTGCGAATGACCGGGATTTTATCCCGATTGCCAAATTCCGGCGGTGTAATGACACTTTTTATATACAATATCCTGATATCCCTTACCGGCCTGTTGCTTCGGATCGTCGCCCTGTTCGATAAAAAAATAAAGCTTTTTGTCAATGGCAGGAAAACGGTCTTTGCCGTCCTCCGACAACAGATTGCACCGGAAGATAAGGTCATCTGGTTTCACACGGCCTCACTGGGGGAATTCGAACAGGGATTACCGGTGATGGAAAAGGTGAAAACCGAATTTCCGGATCACAAGATACTGGTCACTTTTTTTTCCCCTTCCGGCTATGAAGTAAAAAAACACAGCGGGGCGGCAGATATCATCACCTATTTACCACTTGACACCAGGAGGAATGCCAAAAAATTCCTGGACCTTGTGCACCCCGAACTCGCCGTTTTTGTCAAATACGAATTCTGGCCCAATTACCTGCACCTGCTGAAAAAAGGGAGCATTCAAACCATCCTCATCTCTGCCATATTCCGCAGGGACCAGATGTTCTTTAAATCCTATGGCGGGTTCATGCGCCGTTCGTTACAGACATTTGCCCGCTTTTTCGTTCAGGATGAGCGTTCGGGGGAATTGCTGCACAATATCGGCATTGCGCGTGTTACCGTAAGCGGCGATACCAGGCTGGACCGGGTGACAGAAATACTGCACAGGGACAACACCCTGGATTTTATGGAGCCCTTCCACAATGGCAACCTCTGTTTCGTTGCCGGAAGCACCTGGCCGGAAGACGAGGAAATACTGGTGGATTTCATCAATAACACTACCGGGGAGGTAAAATTCGTACTGGCCCCTCACAATATAAAACCCGCACATAACCAAGCATTAAAAAAATCCATCCGGAAAAAATCCGTGCTGTATTCGGAAAGACAGGGCAAAGACCTTCGGGAATACGAAGTCCTTATTGTAGACACCATTGGTATTCTCACAAAAATATACAGCTATGCCGATATGGCCTATGTGGGCGGGGGAATGGGCACTACCGGGCTTCACAACATCCTGGAACCCGCCGTTTTCGGTATCCCGGTCATCATCGGAAAAAACTATGGCAAATTCAAGGAAGCCAACGAGCTGGTAGCTTTGCAAGGGGTATTGCCTGTTTCCGGCAAAGACCAGTTTCACAAAACATTACTACAATTAACTAATAATAAAGAATTTAGAAAAGAAACAGGACAGATCAATGCCGCCTACATTAAAAAAAACAGGGGGGCCGTCATCCAAATACTGGAGTTTATACGTACATTATTATAACACGTAATTAAAGAAAAGTTACAGGAAAAACATTTCCTGAGCTTTTCCAATATTAACACGTAAAAACTCAGATTATGAAGAAAGTATTTTTAAGCGCGGTTTTACTGACCGTATTTGCCATCACTTTTACCTCGTGCAGGGACACCAAGAAAAAATCCGAAGAAACCGGGGAACAGATAGAAGAAACCATGGATGAAGCCGGAGATAAAGCGGAAGAGGCCTGGGACGATACCAAAGATGCAGCGGAAGATACCTGGGATGAAACCAAGAAAGCTGCCGACACGCTTAAAGAAAAAGGCGAAGAGGTGCTTGACAGTGCCAAGTCCAAGGTTAAAAAAGCCGGTGAAGAGGTTGATAAAGCCGTGGATGATGCCGTACAAAAAACGGTTGACGAGGTTAATGAAAAAACAGAGCAGTAAGAGACCAACTGTTCAGGAATACAAAACCCGCCTGTTTCATTTCAGGCGGGTTTTTATTTTTTGTAAATTTCCCATGGCAATTATTCAAGAAAAATGACACAAAACGACCTCAACAAATCTGTAGCCTATCTCAGGGAAAAAGGGTTCCTGGAACCGGAAATAGGTATTGTACTCGGCACGGGGCTGGGGAAACTGGTAGAAAAAATCCAAAACCCCTTAACCGTTTATTACAGCCATATTCCGTTCTTTCCCCTGGCCACTGTGGAATTTCATTCCGGAAAACTTATTTACGGAAAGATCGAAGGTAAAAAAGTAGTGGTCATGCAGGGCCGGTTTCACCTTTATGAAGGGTATGACCTCATCGATGTTACCTATCCCATACGGGTAATGCACCGGCTCGGTATAAAACGACTGCTCATTTCCAATGCCGGGGGTGCTGTGAACCTGCAATTCAAAAAAGGGGAGATCATGCTCATTGAAGACCATATCAACCTCCAGGGCGATTCACCCCTGGCCTTCAATAATGTCCCGGATTTCGGCGAACGCTTTGTGGACATGAGCGAGCCTTATGACCCGCCCATGCGAAAACTACTGGAAAATATTGCAGCCGAAAACAATATAACCCTGAGAAAAGGTGTATATGCCTCGGTAGTGGGCCCTCAACTGGAAACCAAAGCGGAATACCGCTACCTGAAGCTCATAGGCGCCGATGCCGTGGGAATGAGCACCGTACCGGAAGTTATTGTGGCCAATCATCTGAAACTGCCGGTTGTTGCCGTTTCCGTATTGACCGATGAATGCGACCCCGACCATCTTGCCCCGGTCAACGTAACAGATATCATTGCCACGGCAACCAAAGCAGAACCCGATATGATAACGTTGTTCAAAGCGTTAATAAAACAGCTCTCATAAGAATTTCCGCAAGTCAGGTAAATCATAAATTACTGCTCCCTGCGTTTAAATAAGCGTGGGAGCAACACAAGAAAGCGCATCCTGTCAGCTAATTGTGCGGAGACGCAATTCGCACAGACGATCGTCATGGCCTGAAGTTCCTTCCCGAAAGAAAAAACAAACCGCCAAGAACATCCAAACCAACCGGTATCATCGTATCTATGGTCGGTGATTATCCGGATTACCCGGACTGTGAAATGGCAAACCTGAAGTACCATTGGTAACCGGAAAGCCATTAAAGGTAAAACAAGGGAACAGTCAGGTTTTACCAAAAAAATTATGTCATTAAATTTCAGTTTATTACAAAATAAAAATTGACATTTTCAAAAGTTTCGGGAACCGTAAAAGATACTATCTTTGCCGCCGTAAAAATTTTGGGTTGGATCTATAAAATAAATTAAATGGTTTTAACACTTTCTTACATTGTCATTGCTATATACAGCATAGCATTACTGCTCATTTTCTTTTATAGCCTGGCACAGTTAAACCTGCTTGTCAATTACCTGGGACATAAGCAAAAAAATGACAAGGCCCCGAAATTTAATTTATTGGACCCCCGGGAAATCCCGTACGTTACCATTCAGCTCCCCATTTACAACGAGGAGTATGTAGTAGAGCGGCTTTTGGACAATATTGCGAAAATAGAATACCCGAAAAACAAACTCGAAATCCAGGTGCTGGATGATTCAACGGACGAATCGGTAACCGAAACCGCCAAACAGATCGCAAAACTCCGGGAAACGGGACTGGATATTCAACACATCCGAAGGGAAAACCGAAAAGGGTTTAAGGCCGGTGCGCTGAAAGAAGGATTGAAGATAGCCAAAGGCGAGTTCATTGCCATTTTCGATGCGGATTTTCTCCCTGCGACTGACTGGCTGAAAAAAACCGTTATTTATTTCAAGGACCACGAAATAGGAGTAGTACAGACCCGTTGGGGCCACCTCAACCGCAATTATTCCCTCCTGACCAAAATACAGGCATTTGCCCTTGACGCTCATTTTACCCTGGAGCAGGTGGGGCGGAACAGTAAGGGCCATTTTATCAATTTCAACGGCACTGCGGGAATTTGGCGGAAAGCATGTATTATTGATGCCGGGAACTGGGAAGGGGATACACTTACCGAAGACCTGGACCTCAGCTACAGGGCCCAGCTGAAAAACTGGAAATTCAAATACCTGGAAGATGTGGAAACCCCGGCAGAACTCCCCGTGGTCATCAGCGCAGCCCGTTCACAACAGTTCCGCTGGAACAAGGGGGGCGCAGAAAACTTCAGGAAAACGGTGACACGTGTCATGGCCGCCCGGAACATTCCTTTTAAAACCAAACTCCACGGGGTACTCCACCTGCTCAACAGCTCCATGTTCCTCTGTGTGTTTATTGTGGCACTGCTGAGTATTCCCATGCTCTATATTAAAAACACATTCGGACACCTGGACTGGATCTTCGAAGTGACCAGTTTCTTTATTGCCAGTACCGTTATATTATTTGTCTGCTACTGGTTTACCTACAAGAACATCCAGGGCAGCGGATTTGACAATTTTATAGATTATATAAAGATGTTCTTCACCTTTTTCTCTGTGGCCATGGGCTTCTCCCTGCACAATTCCGTAGCCGTACTGGAAGGACATATGGGCAAACGGAGCGAATTTGTAAGAACCCCGAAATTCAACATCAAAAATCTTGCGGATAGCTGGAAAGGCAATAAATACCTGCGCCAAAAATTAT contains the following coding sequences:
- a CDS encoding 3-deoxy-D-manno-octulosonic acid transferase, which translates into the protein MTLFIYNILISLTGLLLRIVALFDKKIKLFVNGRKTVFAVLRQQIAPEDKVIWFHTASLGEFEQGLPVMEKVKTEFPDHKILVTFFSPSGYEVKKHSGAADIITYLPLDTRRNAKKFLDLVHPELAVFVKYEFWPNYLHLLKKGSIQTILISAIFRRDQMFFKSYGGFMRRSLQTFARFFVQDERSGELLHNIGIARVTVSGDTRLDRVTEILHRDNTLDFMEPFHNGNLCFVAGSTWPEDEEILVDFINNTTGEVKFVLAPHNIKPAHNQALKKSIRKKSVLYSERQGKDLREYEVLIVDTIGILTKIYSYADMAYVGGGMGTTGLHNILEPAVFGIPVIIGKNYGKFKEANELVALQGVLPVSGKDQFHKTLLQLTNNKEFRKETGQINAAYIKKNRGAVIQILEFIRTLL
- a CDS encoding purine-nucleoside phosphorylase; protein product: MTQNDLNKSVAYLREKGFLEPEIGIVLGTGLGKLVEKIQNPLTVYYSHIPFFPLATVEFHSGKLIYGKIEGKKVVVMQGRFHLYEGYDLIDVTYPIRVMHRLGIKRLLISNAGGAVNLQFKKGEIMLIEDHINLQGDSPLAFNNVPDFGERFVDMSEPYDPPMRKLLENIAAENNITLRKGVYASVVGPQLETKAEYRYLKLIGADAVGMSTVPEVIVANHLKLPVVAVSVLTDECDPDHLAPVNVTDIIATATKAEPDMITLFKALIKQLS
- a CDS encoding cellulose synthase family protein, whose amino-acid sequence is MVLTLSYIVIAIYSIALLLIFFYSLAQLNLLVNYLGHKQKNDKAPKFNLLDPREIPYVTIQLPIYNEEYVVERLLDNIAKIEYPKNKLEIQVLDDSTDESVTETAKQIAKLRETGLDIQHIRRENRKGFKAGALKEGLKIAKGEFIAIFDADFLPATDWLKKTVIYFKDHEIGVVQTRWGHLNRNYSLLTKIQAFALDAHFTLEQVGRNSKGHFINFNGTAGIWRKACIIDAGNWEGDTLTEDLDLSYRAQLKNWKFKYLEDVETPAELPVVISAARSQQFRWNKGGAENFRKTVTRVMAARNIPFKTKLHGVLHLLNSSMFLCVFIVALLSIPMLYIKNTFGHLDWIFEVTSFFIASTVILFVCYWFTYKNIQGSGFDNFIDYIKMFFTFFSVAMGFSLHNSVAVLEGHMGKRSEFVRTPKFNIKNLADSWKGNKYLRQKLSPNTLLEALLAFYFLFGMYSAIPLNDYGLFPFHLMLFLGFGFVFFKSLTSKA